The following proteins come from a genomic window of Macadamia integrifolia cultivar HAES 741 chromosome 14, SCU_Mint_v3, whole genome shotgun sequence:
- the LOC122061547 gene encoding uncharacterized protein LOC122061547, producing the protein MIMPSFWIKANPAWTKYRRHGLPWWPELEIFSNSSACGDRGLSQSTAATPRTTNLGLDQDDLEDTDVDEEVNPTAPKRRLDRKPTDRRKKSQSRSITNSAMDFRKFVAWRMEKGASTADSATVRPADPLMDGPNSVISCQKLLDTLKDIPKELYVMAQQKIHSDAACDCHSWK; encoded by the coding sequence ATGATTATGCCTTCATTTTGGATTAAGGCAAACCCAGCATGGACTAAATATAGAAGGCATGGTCTTCCATGGTGGCCAGAGTTAGAGATCTTCTCCAACTCAAGTGCTTGTGGGGATAGAGGTCTTTCGCAGTCCACTGCTGCTACTCCAAGGACCACCAACCTGGGACTTGATCAAGATGACCTTGAGGATACTGATGTTGATGAAGAGGTCAACCCAACTGCACCCAAGAGGAGACTTGATAGGAAGCCTACAGATCGTAGGAAGAAGAGCCAATCAAGGTCCATTACCAACTCTGCCATGGACTTCAGGAAATTTGTGGCTTGGAGAATGGAGAAGGGTGCATCCACTGCTGATTCCGCAACAGTCAGACCTGCTGATCCTTTGATGGATGGACCAAATAGCGTAATCAGTTGCCAGAAACTGTTGGACACTCTAAAAGATATTCCAAAAGAATTGTATGTGATGGCTCAGCAGAAAATACACAGTGATGCTGCTTGCGATTGTCATTCATGGAAGTGA
- the LOC122061702 gene encoding AAA-ATPase At2g18193-like — translation MFDFTTIPSTSKVLSVYASLVTSIMIFRTMANQLIPHQIQDYIFSRLQYILAYLIFPTAAHDHRWFEKDQEIIDFFQGIQLKWKLFRYETQRRCVVFLPATRSGGIKGVDRRKESCETINLEHPATFDKLAMDPELKRALIDDLDRFVKRKEFYKRVGKAWKRGYLLYGPPGTGKSSLIAAMANHLRFDIYDIELTGLRNNSGLKDLLVWTTNRSIIVIEDIDCSIEMNDRGQKEGRSSDDYQVSFLRS, via the exons ATGTTCGACTTCACCACCATCCCGTCGACGTCCAAAGTCCTATCAGTTTATGCCTCTTTGGTAACCTCAATAATGATTTTCCGCACCATGGCGAACCAACTCATACCCCACCAGATCCAAGACTACATTTTCTCCCGCTTGCAATACATCTTAGCCTATTTGATCTTCCCCACGGCAGCTCATGACCATCGTT GGTTTGAGAAGGATCAAGAGATCATAGATTTCTTCCAAGGGATTCAACTCAAATGGAAGCTT TTTCGATATGAAACACAAAGACGTTGTGTTGTATTCTTACCTGCCACACGTAGTGGAGGAATCAAAGGCGTTgatagaagaaaagagagttGTGAAACCATCAACCTTGAACATCCGGCGACTTTCGATAAATTGGCAATGGATCCAGAGCTCAAGAGGGCTTTGATAGATGATTTGGATAGGTTTGTGAAGAGAAAAGAGTTTTATAAAAGAGTTGGGAAGGCTTGGAAACGAGGGTATCTATTATATGGTCCTCCAGGGACTGGGAAGTCCAGCTTGATAGCTGCCATGGCCAATCACCTAAGATTTGACATCTATGATATAGAGCTCACAGGTCTTCGTAATAACTCAGGGCTCAAGGACTTGCTGGTTTGGACCACGAATCGATCGATAATTGTGATCGAGGATATTGATTGCAGTATTGAGATGAACGATCGTGGCCAAAAAGAAGGTAGATCATCGGATGACTATCAGGTCAGTTTCCTTCGCTCTTGA